In Limisalsivibrio acetivorans, one genomic interval encodes:
- a CDS encoding uracil-DNA glycosylase has protein sequence MSRLFDENPIEEIYGVSEILEPQVPAVPEDPEEEDFKEKVLSCTKCHLHETRTNVVYGVGDMNADLMFVGEGPGAEEDKQGIPFVGRAGQLLTKMIIAMKYEREDVFIANIVKCRPPGNRAPYQDEADACIPYLYKQIEMVKPKVIVCLGSVSAQYLLKTKTSISKIRGEYVDMNGIMVMPTFHPAYLLRNPKMKKFVWEDLQKVMKTLGKM, from the coding sequence ATGAGCAGGCTTTTCGATGAAAACCCCATTGAGGAGATCTACGGAGTCAGTGAAATCCTTGAACCACAGGTTCCCGCCGTCCCAGAAGACCCCGAGGAAGAGGATTTCAAGGAAAAGGTTCTTTCCTGCACTAAATGCCACCTCCACGAGACCCGTACAAACGTTGTCTATGGTGTTGGTGATATGAATGCGGATCTGATGTTCGTTGGTGAAGGGCCTGGCGCAGAAGAGGACAAGCAGGGGATACCCTTTGTGGGGAGAGCCGGTCAGTTGCTTACAAAGATGATCATCGCCATGAAGTACGAGCGTGAGGATGTTTTCATCGCAAATATCGTTAAATGTCGTCCTCCCGGCAACCGTGCTCCCTATCAGGATGAGGCGGATGCCTGCATACCTTACCTGTATAAACAGATCGAGATGGTTAAGCCGAAGGTTATTGTCTGCCTCGGGAGCGTCTCAGCCCAGTATCTGCTTAAAACAAAAACAAGCATATCCAAGATCCGCGGAGAATACGTGGATATGAACGGTATCATGGTTATGCCCACCTTCCACCCTGCGTATCTTCTTCGTAATCCTAAGATGAAGAAATTTGTTTGGGAAGATCTCCAAAAGGTTATGAAAACTCTCGGCAAAATGTAG
- a CDS encoding CsgG/HfaB family protein — MAYQVMPSDTHFITIPDTCKSSYTFEKPRIAVVEFSNNTGYGDMKAQNTQFQGESETKRVSGGVAGVVATPGAVGVGYVGASKTDHKYSGSVDTYMRDISPKVGEYAQNAVETTVHSLGGMEVFDRTNLQKIMSEHKFQMTVGDPDTAVQLGKLAGVEYIFTGSVDSISAKYVPKSSTRNNQAGWLGAAMSLTAMAANTQSGWIVNVEMTTKMLDVSTGQVIINRKVQGREVAGGGKALNPELIVSAAKKAMGEAVADLNPELSQKFAPGGYIKQIRGGKKVALVNMGFNNGLEAGQSLAVYDIFEVKDPFTQESACNMAIIPIEVIVSNQIQEDQAWVELKGEPAALERVKVGSLIRKSQEKGQSVLKKMF, encoded by the coding sequence ATGGCGTATCAAGTTATGCCATCGGACACTCATTTCATAACAATACCAGACACATGTAAATCCTCTTATACCTTTGAAAAGCCCCGAATCGCCGTAGTTGAGTTTAGCAATAATACTGGATACGGTGACATGAAGGCTCAGAATACCCAGTTCCAGGGAGAGTCTGAGACCAAACGTGTTAGCGGCGGGGTGGCCGGTGTAGTTGCAACACCCGGAGCAGTGGGTGTGGGTTATGTAGGTGCATCCAAAACAGATCATAAATACTCCGGCAGTGTAGACACATATATGAGAGATATCTCTCCTAAGGTTGGAGAATATGCTCAGAATGCCGTTGAAACGACTGTACACTCACTCGGCGGCATGGAGGTTTTCGATAGAACTAACCTCCAGAAGATAATGAGTGAGCACAAGTTTCAAATGACTGTGGGCGACCCCGATACAGCCGTTCAGCTTGGAAAACTTGCAGGTGTTGAGTACATCTTCACAGGAAGCGTTGATTCCATCAGTGCAAAATACGTCCCCAAATCAAGTACAAGAAATAACCAGGCAGGCTGGCTCGGTGCAGCTATGAGCCTTACTGCCATGGCTGCTAATACACAGTCCGGATGGATTGTGAATGTGGAAATGACAACCAAGATGCTCGATGTCTCCACAGGACAGGTGATCATAAACCGCAAGGTGCAGGGGCGTGAGGTTGCCGGCGGTGGTAAGGCACTGAATCCGGAGCTTATCGTAAGTGCTGCAAAGAAGGCGATGGGCGAAGCTGTGGCTGATCTCAATCCAGAACTCTCCCAGAAGTTTGCGCCCGGCGGCTACATAAAGCAGATTCGTGGCGGCAAAAAGGTTGCTCTTGTGAATATGGGCTTCAATAATGGTCTTGAGGCGGGTCAAAGCCTTGCAGTATATGATATATTCGAAGTCAAAGACCCATTCACTCAAGAATCAGCCTGTAATATGGCTATTATTCCGATTGAGGTAATTGTTTCTAATCAGATTCAGGAAGATCAAGCCTGGGTCGAGCTAAAGGGTGAGCCTGCTGCGCTTGAGAGAGTTAAGGTTGGTTCGCTTATACGCAAGTCGCAGGAGAAGGGGCAGAGTGTGTTGAAGAAAATGTTCTGA
- a CDS encoding C-GCAxxG-C-C family protein — MQRANLCADEVIQTYADEAFRLFKDGYYCSEAVTITYEKALGVEFPDELKKAMTALVEGIGATGCICGALNASVILLSSRIGRTDNITSPARTEKLSAEIMKGFKQEMGATCCRTIKKSSSKAFGIGQYRSCRRCIDTAVKLLLNISCRENII, encoded by the coding sequence ATGCAAAGAGCAAACCTGTGTGCCGATGAGGTAATCCAAACCTATGCAGATGAAGCATTCCGCCTTTTTAAGGATGGGTATTACTGCTCAGAGGCTGTCACAATAACATATGAAAAAGCTCTCGGCGTTGAATTTCCCGATGAGCTAAAGAAAGCAATGACCGCTCTCGTGGAAGGTATCGGCGCCACAGGCTGTATCTGCGGTGCACTGAACGCATCTGTAATCCTGCTGAGCAGCAGAATTGGCCGAACGGACAATATAACCTCCCCCGCCCGCACTGAAAAGCTTTCTGCAGAAATAATGAAGGGCTTCAAACAAGAGATGGGAGCAACCTGCTGTAGAACTATCAAGAAGAGCTCATCCAAGGCCTTTGGTATAGGGCAGTACAGGAGCTGTAGACGGTGTATCGACACAGCTGTAAAGCTTCTGCTCAACATCTCTTGCCGAGAAAATATTATTTAG
- a CDS encoding HD domain-containing phosphohydrolase, giving the protein MLENLKAVSVDDSEVNLFFIEAMAAKLGLSVVSFSDPLEALTYVRENDVDLIFVDYMMPNIDGITFIKEARKVHSDAPIVMITAVSDDNDVKMEALESGATEFLSKPVNGAEFTVRVKNLGALRSSQLLLANKALLLQEEVSKATEDIRQREYETLNVIGKTAEFKDPETGHHIQRVAHYCKIISSSIGASEEFQSIIFHSAPLHDLGKVGIADSILLKPGKLTDEEFDVMKSHTTIGYEILLNTKSPFLETGANIALTHHERFNGTGYPNGLTRENIPLEGRIVAIADVFDALTTRRPYKDPWPFQKALDLLESEKGKHFDPKLVDHFFKNLGSIQQIYDDLSDR; this is encoded by the coding sequence TTGCTTGAAAACCTGAAGGCGGTTTCTGTTGATGATTCGGAAGTGAATCTCTTCTTTATAGAAGCGATGGCCGCCAAGCTTGGTCTGAGCGTTGTTAGCTTTTCCGATCCCCTCGAAGCACTTACATACGTACGAGAAAACGATGTGGACCTCATCTTTGTGGACTACATGATGCCTAATATTGATGGAATCACCTTTATAAAGGAAGCACGAAAGGTGCATTCCGACGCCCCTATCGTTATGATCACAGCTGTTTCCGATGATAATGATGTTAAGATGGAAGCTCTTGAAAGCGGAGCAACGGAGTTTTTGAGCAAACCGGTTAATGGTGCAGAGTTCACCGTCAGGGTAAAGAATCTCGGCGCACTCCGCAGTTCACAACTTCTGCTGGCTAATAAAGCACTCCTGCTACAGGAGGAGGTTTCAAAAGCCACCGAAGACATCCGTCAAAGAGAATATGAAACACTCAATGTAATTGGTAAAACAGCTGAATTTAAGGATCCTGAAACAGGACACCATATCCAGCGTGTTGCACACTACTGCAAGATTATCTCCTCTTCTATTGGAGCCAGCGAAGAGTTCCAGAGTATTATATTCCACTCCGCACCACTCCATGATCTGGGCAAAGTAGGTATTGCCGATTCCATACTGCTTAAGCCAGGCAAGCTTACCGATGAGGAATTCGATGTGATGAAGTCTCATACAACCATCGGTTATGAGATACTGCTTAATACAAAAAGCCCCTTTCTTGAAACTGGAGCGAATATCGCCCTAACCCACCACGAGCGTTTTAACGGCACAGGCTACCCCAACGGCCTGACAAGGGAGAATATACCCCTTGAGGGTAGAATTGTCGCCATCGCAGATGTTTTCGATGCACTCACCACTAGAAGACCTTATAAGGACCCGTGGCCCTTCCAAAAAGCCTTGGACCTCCTTGAGAGCGAAAAAGGTAAACACTTTGACCCTAAGCTGGTTGACCATTTTTTCAAAAACCTCGGTTCCATTCAGCAGATCTATGATGATCTCAGCGATAGATAG